The following coding sequences lie in one Mesorhizobium sp. DCY119 genomic window:
- a CDS encoding universal stress protein, translated as MPFKTIVAIIQSKDDAERVLDCAIPFAARFESHMIGVHAEALPVAYTSAVGFPDTEFLQATAEVNKERADQLEGLFRSRITESGQSSEWRSLESFSGDSAHCGISSARCADIVIAAQRDPHADSTATADVDALLYESGRPVLVVPHDGPAQSNYGRIIIAWNGSREAARAAFDALPLILEAKHTEVFVIDPPDDTDEDADASGAEIAAALARHGANVTVASEESKHRSVDQILQERVAATGADLLVLGAYSHSWLRQLLFGGVTRTVLQSMPVATFMSR; from the coding sequence ATGCCGTTCAAGACGATCGTTGCCATTATCCAGAGCAAGGACGACGCCGAGCGCGTCCTTGACTGCGCGATCCCCTTCGCCGCCCGCTTCGAGAGCCATATGATCGGCGTACATGCCGAAGCACTGCCTGTCGCCTACACGTCGGCGGTCGGCTTTCCCGACACCGAGTTCCTGCAGGCGACCGCCGAGGTCAACAAGGAACGAGCCGACCAGCTTGAGGGGCTGTTTCGAAGCCGTATTACCGAATCCGGCCAGTCCTCGGAGTGGCGCAGCCTTGAAAGCTTTTCCGGCGACAGCGCCCATTGCGGCATTTCCAGCGCGCGCTGCGCCGATATCGTCATTGCCGCCCAGCGCGACCCGCACGCGGATTCGACGGCCACAGCCGACGTCGATGCGCTGCTCTACGAGTCCGGGCGCCCGGTGCTGGTCGTTCCCCATGACGGCCCGGCCCAGAGCAATTATGGCCGCATCATCATCGCCTGGAACGGCAGCCGCGAGGCAGCACGCGCCGCCTTCGACGCCCTGCCGCTGATCCTGGAAGCCAAGCACACGGAAGTCTTCGTTATCGACCCGCCCGATGACACTGATGAAGACGCCGACGCGTCCGGCGCCGAGATCGCCGCGGCACTTGCCCGTCATGGAGCAAACGTCACCGTCGCCTCTGAAGAGTCAAAACACCGCTCTGTCGATCAAATCCTTCAGGAGCGCGTCGCCGCGACAGGCGCCGACCTTCTGGTCCTCGGTGCCTACAGCCATTCCTGGCTGCGGCAGTTGCTGTTCGGCGGCGTCACCCGAACCGTTCTGCAGTCGATGCCGGTGGCAACGTTCATGTCGCGATAA
- a CDS encoding competence/damage-inducible protein A, translated as MTDIVTAAMIVIGDEILSGRTKDKNIGHLADIMTAIGIDLKEVRIVPDEEDEIVAAVNALRAKYTYVFTTGGIGPTHDDITADSISKAFGVPCEYDPKAYAMMEANYASRSMEFTEARKRMARMPRGADHIANPVSLAPGFRIGNVHVMAGVPSIFQAMLDNVVPTLKTGTKLISVTIECPFGEGTIGGPLGEIQKRHPDTIIGSYPKYLDGTFRTDLVVRARSQEALEAARAEVAAMVAGLAEAAKAAKPA; from the coding sequence ATGACCGATATCGTCACTGCCGCCATGATCGTCATCGGCGACGAAATCCTTTCGGGCCGGACCAAGGACAAGAATATCGGCCACCTCGCCGACATCATGACGGCGATCGGCATCGACCTGAAGGAAGTGCGCATCGTCCCCGACGAGGAAGACGAGATCGTCGCGGCCGTGAACGCGCTCAGGGCAAAATACACCTACGTCTTCACCACCGGCGGCATCGGCCCGACGCATGACGACATCACCGCCGATTCCATCTCGAAAGCCTTCGGTGTCCCCTGCGAATATGATCCCAAGGCCTATGCGATGATGGAGGCCAATTACGCCAGCCGCAGCATGGAATTCACCGAGGCGCGAAAGCGCATGGCGCGCATGCCGCGCGGCGCCGACCATATCGCCAATCCGGTTTCGCTGGCGCCGGGCTTCCGCATCGGCAATGTCCATGTCATGGCCGGCGTGCCATCCATTTTCCAGGCCATGCTCGACAATGTCGTGCCGACGCTGAAGACGGGCACGAAGCTCATTTCGGTCACCATCGAGTGTCCCTTCGGCGAAGGCACGATCGGTGGCCCACTGGGAGAAATACAGAAGCGCCACCCCGACACGATCATCGGCTCCTACCCGAAATATCTCGATGGCACCTTCCGCACCGATCTCGTCGTCCGCGCCCGCTCGCAGGAAGCGCTGGAGGCTGCACGGGCCGAAGTCGCCGCGATGGTTGCCGGCCTCGCCGAAGCTGCAAAAGCCGCCAAGCCTGCCTGA
- the wrbA gene encoding NAD(P)H:quinone oxidoreductase type IV yields MAKVLVLYYSSWGHTEQMAKSAAEGAREAGAEVTIKRVPELVPEAVAKAAYYKLDQEAPIAEPLELENYDAIIIATSTRYGMMASQMKNFLDQTGPLWAKGALINKIGSAMVSTATQHGGQELALISTQWQMQHHGMIIVPLSYAYQGQMGNDVVRGGAPYGMTTTSDGDGSRQPSAQELEGAKFQGKRVAEITIKLHG; encoded by the coding sequence ATGGCGAAGGTATTGGTGCTTTATTATTCGAGCTGGGGTCACACCGAGCAAATGGCGAAGTCCGCTGCGGAAGGCGCCCGCGAGGCCGGCGCCGAAGTGACGATCAAGCGCGTTCCCGAACTGGTGCCGGAAGCAGTGGCAAAGGCGGCCTATTACAAGCTCGACCAGGAAGCGCCGATCGCCGAGCCGCTCGAACTGGAAAATTACGACGCCATCATCATCGCGACCTCGACCCGCTACGGCATGATGGCCTCGCAGATGAAGAATTTCCTCGACCAGACCGGTCCGCTCTGGGCCAAGGGCGCGCTGATCAACAAGATCGGCTCGGCCATGGTTTCGACCGCGACCCAGCATGGCGGCCAGGAATTGGCGCTGATCTCGACCCAGTGGCAGATGCAGCACCACGGCATGATCATCGTGCCGCTGTCCTATGCCTATCAGGGCCAGATGGGCAACGACGTGGTACGCGGCGGCGCGCCCTATGGCATGACGACGACGTCTGACGGCGACGGCTCGCGCCAGCCTTCGGCACAGGAGCTGGAAGGTGCGAAGTTCCAGGGCAAGCGGGTGGCGGAGATCACCATCAAGCTCCACGGTTGA
- a CDS encoding alpha/beta hydrolase yields MTLSTILLWLLAALFLVAAFVAGYFILVTRRIAAEAERKVPPVGKFIDVDGNRIHYVDEGEGQPIVFVHGLGAQLLQFRHPLFDRLDGFRLIALDRPGSGYSSRVAGASGRLPEQALVLRHFIEKLGLEKPLIVGHSLGGAITLALALDHPEAISGIALMSPLTHLSEAPPEFQGLLIRSPLKRWLIANTVGVPMAMKYAQQTLAFIFGPQAVLGDYIVKGGGMLGLRPSHIYATSTDFIAIEQDLGRLQARYGEIELPAGLLFGTGDRVLDHKIQGLPMQGKIPGLEIDLLDGIGHMPQFTATAEAVAFIRKMAGRVFAS; encoded by the coding sequence ATGACGCTTTCCACCATCCTGTTGTGGCTTCTCGCTGCATTGTTCCTGGTCGCTGCTTTCGTGGCCGGCTATTTCATCCTCGTCACGCGCCGGATCGCGGCGGAAGCCGAGAGGAAGGTGCCGCCGGTCGGCAAGTTCATCGATGTCGATGGCAACCGCATCCATTATGTCGATGAAGGTGAGGGGCAGCCGATTGTCTTCGTCCATGGCCTTGGCGCGCAGCTTCTCCAGTTCCGCCATCCGCTGTTCGACAGGCTCGACGGTTTTCGGCTGATCGCGCTCGACAGGCCGGGTTCCGGCTACTCGTCACGGGTGGCAGGCGCGAGCGGTCGCCTGCCCGAACAGGCGCTGGTGCTCAGGCATTTCATCGAAAAGCTCGGGCTGGAAAAGCCGCTGATCGTCGGCCATTCGCTGGGTGGCGCGATCACTCTGGCGCTGGCGCTCGATCATCCGGAGGCGATTTCCGGCATCGCCCTGATGTCGCCGCTGACGCATCTGTCGGAGGCTCCGCCCGAATTCCAGGGCCTGCTCATCAGATCGCCGCTCAAGCGCTGGCTGATCGCCAACACGGTCGGCGTCCCGATGGCTATGAAATATGCGCAGCAGACGCTTGCCTTCATCTTCGGGCCGCAAGCTGTTCTTGGCGATTATATCGTCAAGGGCGGCGGCATGCTTGGCCTGCGGCCAAGCCATATCTACGCGACCTCGACCGACTTCATTGCGATCGAACAGGATCTCGGACGGCTGCAAGCCCGCTATGGCGAGATAGAGCTGCCCGCCGGCCTGCTTTTCGGGACAGGCGACCGGGTTCTGGATCACAAAATCCAGGGGCTGCCGATGCAAGGCAAAATCCCCGGTCTCGAAATCGACCTTCTCGACGGTATCGGCCACATGCCGCAATTCACCGCCACGGCCGAAGCCGTGGCGTTCATTCGCAAGATGGCGGGCAGGGTGTTCGCGAGCTGA
- a CDS encoding NADH:flavin oxidoreductase/NADH oxidase, translated as MTKHLFSPITLGNLEFPNRIAVAPMCQYSADDGSATDWHLQHWMNLAMSGAGMVTVEMTDVERRGRITHGCLGLYSDHNEAAARRTLDAARRVAAPGTKFGVQLAHAGRKASNRRPWEGGNALGPDEDPWQIVSASAIAFDEGWQVPEALDEAGIERIVSAFADAAKRAARAGFDFIELHSAHGYLLHQFLSPLSNKRTDKWGGSLENRMRFPVEVVKAVVAAAPGLMVGARMSVTDWVEGGFDVPDAIAVAKAYKGAGAAYICCSSGGNSPLQKIQTGPGYQVHLATAIREGAGIPTRAVGLIDMPRQADAIITEGKADMVAVARALIADPRWPWRAAATLGHEFHPAPQLARGEPFMRHWTQAAE; from the coding sequence ATGACCAAGCATCTTTTCTCCCCCATCACCCTCGGCAATCTCGAATTTCCCAACCGCATCGCGGTGGCGCCGATGTGCCAGTATTCCGCTGACGACGGCTCGGCCACCGACTGGCATCTCCAGCATTGGATGAACCTGGCGATGTCCGGCGCCGGCATGGTCACGGTCGAAATGACCGATGTCGAGCGGCGCGGCCGCATCACCCATGGCTGTCTCGGTCTCTATTCCGATCACAATGAAGCGGCTGCCCGGCGCACCCTGGATGCAGCCCGGCGCGTCGCCGCACCCGGCACAAAGTTCGGCGTCCAGCTAGCCCATGCCGGGCGCAAGGCGTCGAACCGTCGCCCATGGGAAGGCGGCAACGCGCTCGGCCCCGACGAAGACCCCTGGCAGATCGTCTCGGCCTCTGCGATCGCCTTCGACGAAGGCTGGCAAGTGCCCGAGGCGCTTGACGAGGCAGGCATCGAGCGGATCGTCTCAGCTTTCGCCGACGCGGCAAAGCGCGCCGCGCGCGCCGGCTTCGACTTCATCGAACTCCATTCCGCGCATGGCTATCTGCTGCACCAGTTCCTGTCGCCGCTGTCCAACAAACGCACGGACAAATGGGGCGGCTCGCTGGAAAACCGCATGCGCTTCCCCGTCGAGGTCGTGAAAGCGGTGGTCGCGGCCGCGCCCGGCCTGATGGTCGGCGCGCGCATGTCGGTAACCGATTGGGTCGAAGGCGGCTTCGACGTGCCCGACGCTATCGCGGTCGCCAAGGCCTACAAGGGTGCGGGCGCTGCCTATATCTGCTGCTCCAGCGGCGGCAATTCGCCGTTGCAGAAAATCCAGACCGGTCCCGGCTATCAGGTCCATCTGGCGACCGCCATCCGCGAGGGTGCCGGCATCCCGACCCGCGCCGTTGGCCTGATCGACATGCCCAGGCAGGCCGATGCGATCATCACTGAAGGCAAGGCCGATATGGTGGCGGTGGCGCGCGCGCTGATCGCCGATCCGCGCTGGCCGTGGCGCGCCGCTGCCACGCTCGGGCATGAATTCCACCCCGCCCCGCAGCTTGCACGCGGCGAGCCCTTCATGCGCCACTGGACGCAGGCGGCCGAATAA
- a CDS encoding NUDIX domain-containing protein, with product MEERIRIRSEEILSDDWALLKKTVFDYQRRDGGWETQIRQTYDRGDGAVILPFDPERGTVLLVRQFRFPAYVTGHKEPLIEACAGLLDADDPETCIRKEAEEELGYRLRGVKHLFTPYMSPGSLTERLSFFVADYTPADRISEGGGAADEGEDIEVLEMTLDDAVAGITDGRIIDAKTIILLQHMKLTVG from the coding sequence ATGGAAGAACGCATACGCATCCGGTCCGAGGAGATTCTGTCGGATGATTGGGCGCTGCTGAAGAAGACGGTGTTCGACTACCAGCGGCGTGATGGCGGCTGGGAGACGCAGATTCGCCAGACCTATGATCGTGGCGACGGCGCTGTAATCCTGCCCTTCGACCCGGAGCGCGGAACCGTGCTTCTGGTGCGGCAGTTCCGGTTTCCGGCCTATGTCACGGGCCACAAGGAGCCGCTGATCGAAGCCTGTGCAGGCCTTCTCGACGCCGACGATCCGGAAACCTGCATCCGCAAGGAGGCGGAGGAGGAACTCGGCTACCGCCTGCGCGGCGTAAAACACCTGTTCACGCCCTATATGAGCCCCGGCAGCTTGACCGAGCGGCTATCGTTCTTCGTGGCCGATTATACGCCGGCGGATCGTATTTCCGAAGGCGGCGGTGCTGCCGACGAGGGCGAGGACATCGAGGTTCTGGAAATGACGCTTGATGATGCGGTTGCCGGTATAACGGACGGGCGCATTATCGATGCCAAGACGATCATCCTGCTTCAGCATATGAAGCTGACGGTTGGCTAA
- a CDS encoding alpha/beta fold hydrolase: protein MRAVWIALVFAVLSFAGTGASLAEERWQTLPQPAPMPPANESGYAKVNGIEMYYAIYGQGEPVLLIHGGLGHADIWSSQVAELSKTHKVIVADSRGHGRSTRNDKPFGYDLMASDYLALLDQLKIQKTALVGWSDGGIIGLDIAMNHPERLTKLYAQAANVTTDGVDPGVLTNKTFAAYIERSGEDYKRLSRTPDQYDAFVGQISHMWESQPSWTKEQLEKITVPTAIVAGDHDEAIKREHTEYMASVIPGAKLIILPNASHFAMLQDPAGYTKSVLDFIDAK from the coding sequence ATGCGCGCCGTTTGGATTGCACTGGTTTTTGCGGTTTTATCGTTCGCAGGCACCGGCGCATCCCTAGCCGAGGAGCGCTGGCAGACACTGCCCCAGCCCGCGCCCATGCCGCCCGCCAACGAAAGCGGCTACGCCAAGGTCAACGGCATCGAGATGTATTATGCCATCTATGGCCAGGGCGAGCCGGTGCTGCTCATCCATGGCGGGCTTGGCCATGCCGACATATGGTCGAGCCAGGTCGCGGAACTGTCCAAGACCCACAAGGTGATCGTCGCCGACAGCCGCGGCCATGGCCGCTCGACCCGCAACGACAAGCCCTTCGGCTACGACCTGATGGCATCCGACTATCTGGCCCTCCTCGACCAGCTGAAAATCCAGAAAACCGCACTGGTAGGCTGGAGCGACGGCGGCATCATCGGCCTCGACATCGCCATGAACCACCCCGAGCGCTTGACGAAACTCTATGCCCAGGCCGCCAACGTCACCACCGACGGCGTCGACCCCGGCGTGCTGACCAACAAGACCTTCGCCGCCTATATCGAGCGCTCAGGTGAGGACTACAAACGCCTGTCCCGGACGCCCGACCAGTATGACGCCTTTGTCGGCCAGATCAGCCACATGTGGGAAAGCCAGCCATCCTGGACCAAGGAGCAACTGGAAAAAATCACCGTGCCGACGGCAATCGTCGCCGGCGACCATGACGAGGCAATCAAGCGCGAGCACACCGAATACATGGCCTCGGTCATTCCTGGCGCGAAGCTGATCATCCTGCCCAACGCCAGCCATTTCGCCATGCTGCAGGACCCGGCAGGCTATACGAAATCGGTGCTCGATTTCATCGATGCGAAGTAG